A DNA window from Malus domestica chromosome 12, GDT2T_hap1 contains the following coding sequences:
- the LOC103450022 gene encoding alpha carbonic anhydrase 4-like yields the protein MVHQSADQNNIAVVAFLYEVGQPNAFLSKINQDISFVTSTKEKKLGVIDPREIKWDSSRFYRYMGSLTTPPCTEGVIWTVNEKVDIVSREQLDLLKEAVYDYAAANARPLQRDEGRDIKLYGPSSSLSDLNAELPHRGRLNSAAIPRE from the exons ATGGTGCATCAAAGTGCAGACCAGAACAATATAGCTGTAGTTGCATTTCTATACGAAGTCGGGCAGCCCAATGCTTTTTTATCAAAG ATAAACCAGGATATATCTTTTGTGACTAGTACAAAGGAGAAAAAGTTGGGAGTGATTGATCCAAGGGAAATAAAATGGGACAGCTCAAGATTTTACAGATACATGGGATCACTCACAACTCCTCCCTGTACAGAAGGAGTTATTTGGACCGTAAACGAAAAG GTAGATATTGTTTCAAGAGAACAACTGGACTTACTTAAAGAAGCTGTTTATGAT TATGCAGCGGCGAATGCAAGGCCATTGCAACGTGATGAAGGCCGAGATATTAAGCTCTATGGCCCGTCGTCATCGTTAAGTGACTTGAATGCAGAATTACCTCACAGGGGGAGACTTAATTCCGCAGCAATCCCTCGGGAGTGA